Proteins encoded within one genomic window of Methanobacterium formicicum:
- a CDS encoding asparagine synthase-related protein translates to MNEIRNYSKITKSNSFQIILDIIFSLIPDKIKNLGTSNKERRPGTTILEKEFAKKIDAEQILNRLFWEPVSEANSYKKYHHFIINRFSDLYELEEMDNIFAKHNIEPRYPFLDKRLIEFCYSLPTDMKVKFGWSRYILRIAMDGILPQEIQWRPFKAEANNIYQNNFLINEKKEIERIINEKSEIIANYVNLEKIQTIQKKFNQGIYNNNLLYIWLVTQLSLWLQYIKLDDEY, encoded by the coding sequence ATGAACGAAATAAGAAATTATTCAAAAATCACAAAAAGTAATTCATTTCAAATAATCTTAGATATAATCTTTTCATTGATACCAGACAAAATAAAAAATTTAGGGACTTCTAATAAAGAACGGAGACCCGGTACTACAATTTTGGAAAAAGAATTTGCCAAGAAAATAGATGCAGAACAGATATTAAATAGATTATTTTGGGAACCAGTTTCAGAAGCTAACAGTTATAAAAAATATCATCATTTCATTATTAACCGCTTTTCAGATCTATACGAATTGGAAGAAATGGATAATATATTCGCTAAGCATAATATAGAGCCGAGATACCCTTTTTTAGATAAAAGACTCATAGAATTCTGTTATTCATTACCAACTGATATGAAAGTTAAATTTGGGTGGAGCCGATATATACTGAGAATTGCAATGGATGGAATTTTACCACAAGAAATCCAATGGCGTCCTTTTAAAGCCGAAGCTAATAATATATATCAGAATAATTTTTTAATAAATGAAAAAAAGGAAATCGAGAGGATAATTAATGAAAAAAGTGAAATAATAGCAAATTACGTCAATTTAGAAAAAATCCAGACCATCCAAAAAAAATTTAATCAAGGAATTTACAATAATAACTTGTTATACATCTGGTTAGTTACCCAACTCTCATTATGGTTACAATACATTAAATTAGACGATGAGTATTAG
- a CDS encoding asparagine synthase-related protein produces MSAITAIFYRTGKNIEPEIIDQMTTKLSHRGPDDSGVWCEGPMGLGHQMLWTTPESVNEKLPFFEEDTGLVITADARIDNRNELSKLLGVEDHDNIPDTYFILRAYEKWKEKCPEYLLGDFAFVIWDPNDETLFCARDHMGVKPFYYYLSDNLFVCASELKAFFDIPQIKLKLNEEKIGLFLMEIEDNKSTFYKNIYSLTPAHSVIITKDQNKFRKYWELDPDLEISLNSEDEYIATFLKIFEESINCRLRSEFSIGFDLSGGLDSSSIVCMVKHLITKQAIKLKKINTFSFVSSKSKNNSEYNYIKKVTNMDNIVPNFIPNDTIGLLKDFKTILDYQDQPFYSPFLVNMWNLCKKIHENEVRIQLRGTGGGCSYLLWYFLF; encoded by the coding sequence ATGAGTGCAATTACTGCTATTTTTTACCGAACGGGGAAAAATATCGAACCTGAAATTATTGACCAAATGACTACTAAATTATCCCATCGTGGTCCGGATGATTCAGGTGTGTGGTGTGAAGGGCCTATGGGATTAGGTCATCAAATGTTATGGACAACTCCCGAATCTGTAAATGAAAAACTCCCCTTTTTCGAAGAAGATACAGGTTTGGTTATAACCGCAGATGCTCGAATTGATAACCGAAACGAATTATCTAAATTATTAGGTGTAGAGGACCATGATAATATACCTGACACTTATTTCATATTGCGAGCTTATGAAAAATGGAAGGAAAAATGTCCAGAATATCTTTTAGGTGATTTTGCATTTGTTATTTGGGATCCTAATGATGAAACGCTTTTTTGTGCTAGAGATCATATGGGAGTAAAACCATTCTATTATTATTTATCTGATAATTTATTCGTATGCGCATCGGAACTCAAAGCATTTTTTGACATTCCTCAAATAAAACTAAAATTAAATGAAGAAAAAATTGGTTTATTCCTAATGGAAATTGAGGATAATAAATCTACTTTTTACAAAAATATTTATTCTTTAACTCCCGCTCATTCTGTGATCATAACTAAAGACCAGAATAAATTCAGAAAGTACTGGGAATTAGATCCTGATCTCGAAATATCATTAAATTCTGAGGATGAATATATAGCCACTTTCCTCAAAATATTCGAAGAATCTATTAATTGTCGTTTGAGAAGTGAATTTTCAATAGGATTTGATTTAAGTGGAGGTCTGGATTCATCTTCAATAGTATGTATGGTTAAACATTTAATAACTAAACAAGCTATTAAATTGAAAAAAATAAATACTTTCTCTTTTGTCTCTAGTAAATCTAAGAACAATTCCGAATATAATTATATTAAAAAAGTCACCAATATGGATAACATAGTCCCAAATTTTATCCCTAATGACACAATAGGCTTATTAAAAGATTTTAAAACTATTTTAGATTATCAAGACCAACCATTTTATTCACCCTTCCTCGTTAATATGTGGAATTTATGTAAAAAAATACATGAGAATGAAGTTAGGATTCAGTTACGTGGAACCGGGGGGGGATGCAGTTATCTCTTATGGTACTTTTTATTTTAG